In Candidatus Krumholzibacteriia bacterium, a single genomic region encodes these proteins:
- a CDS encoding class I SAM-dependent methyltransferase, which produces MATDLARIVRELASFYDVTDKKLVVVGAGGEQLLEFARPARQVLAVDKDGAALEQLAARLQDCGFADKFTLVTSDVADVSEPGDVVYLEFCLHEMPDPDRALDHVRSLAPDVVVIDHAVGSPWSWCAAEDRMVETAWRAVERRTIRRQHTVEGEQRFPDDAALAARLVSQGPLSVERIGAYRGRAPIVIPMPYRLALL; this is translated from the coding sequence GTGGCGACCGATCTCGCAAGGATCGTGCGTGAGCTGGCGTCCTTCTACGACGTCACCGACAAGAAGCTCGTCGTCGTCGGAGCGGGTGGAGAACAGTTGCTCGAGTTCGCTCGCCCGGCGCGTCAGGTCCTCGCCGTCGACAAAGACGGCGCGGCGCTCGAGCAGCTCGCGGCGCGTCTTCAGGACTGCGGGTTCGCGGACAAATTCACCCTGGTGACAAGCGACGTGGCCGACGTGAGCGAGCCCGGCGACGTCGTGTACCTCGAGTTCTGTCTCCATGAGATGCCGGATCCTGATCGCGCCCTCGACCATGTCAGGTCTCTGGCGCCTGACGTGGTCGTGATCGACCATGCCGTGGGCTCACCCTGGTCGTGGTGTGCAGCCGAGGATCGTATGGTGGAAACCGCTTGGCGAGCCGTCGAGCGCAGGACGATCCGCCGGCAGCACACCGTCGAAGGCGAGCAGCGCTTTCCCGACGATGCCGCTCTCGCGGCGCGGCTGGTCTCTCAGGGGCCGCTGAGCGTGGAACGCATCGGCGCGTATCGCGGTCGAGCGCCCATCGTGATTCCCATGCCCTATCGCCTCGCACTTCTCTGA
- a CDS encoding DUF4126 domain-containing protein: METALSIAIGLGLAAAAGFRVFVPLLIACVASRTGHLPLTSGFDWLSTNPALIILATATLVEIIAYSVPWLDHVLDLVATPAAVLAGVLASAAVMTEMPPYLKWSLAIIAGGGAAGMVQGATVLARLKSTLATGGLANPLVALAEFSGSVLTAVLAIAVPLFALLCIGGLCLMVFLVSHRFLFGRRKRA; this comes from the coding sequence ATGGAGACAGCGCTCAGCATCGCCATCGGTCTCGGGCTGGCGGCAGCCGCGGGATTCCGAGTCTTCGTGCCCCTCCTCATCGCCTGCGTCGCGAGCCGCACTGGCCACCTGCCGTTGACGAGCGGCTTCGATTGGTTGAGCACCAACCCGGCGTTGATCATCCTCGCTACAGCGACCCTCGTCGAGATCATTGCCTATTCCGTTCCCTGGCTGGACCACGTCCTCGACCTGGTGGCGACGCCGGCGGCAGTGTTGGCGGGGGTGCTCGCCAGCGCCGCGGTCATGACCGAAATGCCTCCATACCTGAAATGGAGTCTCGCGATCATCGCCGGAGGCGGCGCCGCCGGGATGGTGCAGGGCGCGACCGTGCTGGCGCGGCTCAAATCGACGCTCGCGACCGGCGGCCTGGCGAACCCGCTCGTCGCGCTGGCGGAGTTCTCCGGCTCGGTCCTGACCGCGGTCCTCGCCATCGCCGTGCCGCTCTTCGCCCTCCTTTGCATCGGCGGCCTCTGTCTCATGGTGTTCCTGGTCTCGCACCGCTTCCTCTTCGGCCGCCGGAAGCGGGCGTGA